The sequence below is a genomic window from Mercenaria mercenaria strain notata chromosome 14, MADL_Memer_1, whole genome shotgun sequence.
ttaaacgcatttagggcatgccaacctcgcacttaccctattttcaacaagtttaataacaaatgtaaacaaaatcattcTATGCTCAGAAAATCTCTAACATTAGggaaaaaatatcagatcatattaagtaaaacataaaattatggtaaacctaaggtataattacaccaatgtactcaacaacctGTCTGAAGTCAAAGCAcaaagagcctaacttttaagggcatcAAGCATACTTCCAGAATCATGTTGGGTggaaattagatataaaaacaGTTCTATTTACTATGTTCAATATATAGAACACCTCATTATAAGGTCGGATTTTTGGATAAACTGAACAGTTGTCTTGAAGTGGCATAAGAATTAAGGCAACAGGAAATAATGTTTGGAAACATACATGACGATCAATTAGatataaataatcataaattTAAAGATGTACTTTTAGTAAATAACTTGACAAACATTATTAGTTTACTTAAAAAAAGTACGAAGAATACTCAAACATTACTAGATCTAATAGCAGTAACAAACAAAGTCCATGTTTTTGACTCGGGTACTTTTGAACCAAACAGTGAAATTAAGGAcaatttcgattctaacaaaCCTTTCAAAAGAAGAGTctggaattataaaaaaaaactgactttgttcaacttaaaactttaattagaaatacagattcgatgtttatacaaaataatagtGTAGATGATTCTTGTTCTATTTATACAAATAGTTATGGATTTTGCTAAACAAGGTATTCCAACATATCATGCTCTAGTAAGGCTAAATGATAAACCTTGGTACAATAGTAATACCAAAAGGATTTCATAAGACTTTGAATAGTGGACAAACAGCAGACTGGATTATCTACAAGAAACTTAGAGGATAATAAACATGAACTATCAAACTATAGCCCGATCTCTCTCATTAGCTGCGTCGGCAAAGTAATGGAACGGAACGTATTatattcaaaaaatatatatatccagTTACACGGCAAtcctttaatattttaaaaccagTCTTGATTTCTACCAGTGCGTTCCACGGTATAACAACTTATTGACATATAcaatcaaaagataataggtaagggtagatttctcggaagcacagagcaccaaaaacaaaaGCTATAGACAATAGAGATTCTACTTGCATCGTTTTCTGTGATATGTCCAAAGCATTTTAATGAGTATGGCATTAATGTCTTGTTTTTAAACTTCAAAAGTATGGAATTCTTGGACATTTGATCAGCTggttaagtaattatttaaaagacaGATCTTAGAAAGTTATTATGGCTTCAACCTTTTCAAATTTAAGTTGTTAAGATGAGTGTGGTCCACAAGGCTCAGTGTTAGGTCTTCTATTTTTTCTTACGTCAAGGATATAGCAAAGACACTTACAAGTATTACTAGACCTTTTGCAGATGACAGTTCACTATCTGTATCTACACGTGGCACTGCTTTAATGGAAATAAACGCTTAATAATGATCTTATGTCAATTACATCATGGTCTAAACAGTGGTTAGTTAATTTTAATCCTTCTATAATggaagttgtgtttttttttcgtttgtgatAGAAATCTACCAATATTACAATGTATAACTTAACTATGCCGAACATCATAATCATCTTGGTGACACATTCAGTCTGGACGGATCTCAAATACTGTATCTTAAGCATCGAAATTCATCGGTTCTATCAAAATGCTAACGTTAAAAGAGAAACACTGAATCACATCTATATCACATCTATATCACCTATTATGACCTCTGCCAGAATACGCTTCATTAGTTTGGGATTATTGGAAAGATACCAtagaaaaattacaatatgaGGCAGCTCGGGTAGTTACTAGCCTAACCAGATcggtttcaataaaaaaattactaTATGAGATAGGTTGGGTAACACTCTCCGACAGAAGAAcaactcaaaaaatatttttaacgtaCAAAGCAAAAAACCAATTATTACCACAGTACTTGACACAGTTATTCCCGTACAGTTGACTCAGCTTATGACAATCACTATTGGTTAAGAAATAATGCCGACTAACCTTCAGTAAcaagaaatactgaaatttattctAAGTCTGTTTTATGATAAGCATTACATTTTTGGAATGATCTTCCATTAAATATTCGTGACTCAGAATCACTGTCTTCTTTTAAAAGTAAACTGAAAGAATAGTATCAAATCTTTTTTCACCAAAGGCGAACGAATCATGCCCGTATTAGAAGTAACTGCAGTAATCTTACttctaatttgtatcataatCATCTCTTTCCGGGCCCGTCCTGTGAATGTggtgttgaaaatgaaaatgccGAGCATTTTTTGTTCACATGCTAACGATATAGCCTTCAGACATTTTTCATAAATACTAGAGCCTTTCATCCTCTTACCGCAAAGAAACTCTTTTTGGGTATTGATACTTTAACGGCATCCGAGAACGAAATATAATTCCAAGAAGCACAAACTTATACTAAGGAGAGCAAAagattcaaataataaaaatcacTTACTCGAGCGTAACTGCTGCAAATTTACTTAGCGAAAACTGGGGGCGATGGTGTCAGAACTAGTTTGttcatttctttattattatttttttacgtATTTTTATAACATTCTATTAGATatctaataaaattattatttaacttcttttcaatgcatatttttaaaagtcttttattgttaaaatcttaaaattgtaCAAACAAACACACGGCCATAACACATTAGTTTTGAACTATTAAAAGGCTGACTGTTCTGGGTATGGCCCTAAATAATACCTTTTGGTCCaacccatttgtatgtatttatttGGATGCTTGTATAAGGGtgatgtatacatgtgtgaatatatatatacaataaaatatgattaactaAAGTGTATTGCACATTTTATCTTCTTACATGAAgtgtattgcacatttcatttcttgTCATAAATAGGCTCAGACACTTCAGGTCAGCTTTCCTCTGCTTGTTTGCGTTCTATGTTTCATAGAATTTATTATCCTGAgcaaaacttttatttacatactTTCTTATTAGTTTTTGATAGAgtatatttcctttttttgtacagaaaatgtttcaCACATAATTCTGCAAATAAAAAGTTGGACAATGCTATGTAACTATATAACCGTGTTACAGGCTTCTCACGGTGTTAATAAAGACTGAGAGCAGAAACAGAACGGAATGCCATTTCAGCTGCATCTAAGAACGGCGACTGTTAGTCCTTTGCCTGTGATGGACAGTGGAAACAATCAAACCACGTTCGCTATGAAGAAGTTAACAAAAGAAAAGTACAGAAAAATGTTCAGACTTCTAATTCTGACGACAATACCGGCGTTCATAGTGATATCCCAAAGCATAATAGACCTTAAACAAGATTATGAGGTTAGTCAGTTATAATACTATAAAGGTTTAAGGTACTTATCAATGAATGACATAATCATAGAATATATTATACAAATGTGATTTCTTACCAACTTTTCATAAtggttgattttaatgaaatttctgttGACTGTAAATCGAATTATTtactattttatcatttatataaatgcatttgCTCATGTACTGATATTTGAatcaaatatctatatatattaagtaTTACCCTGAAGCTCAAGCCAGTATAAGGTAGTCTTAAGATTTTTAGATGACAATATTTTTGAGGtagtttaaaatacatgtatagaagaaaaaaaacagtgaCCATTTATCTTTGGCGTCTTTTAACCTTTCTTGATTCCAATTTGCTTTATAAAAAAGCTATGGAAAACCCACATATATTGCACAAGGATAATTTGTTTCTATGACACCGGTGTGAAGACATTTAACATGGTCTGAAAAAGAGAAATGccttttcatgcatttttatacAGCCGTACAATCTGATGGAACTTACATACTAATGTTGCGATATGTATAATCgtaaaaaagttaaaacaaacaGTATGATAAACATAATTTCAAGCAAAACTTACGAACATTTAGATTTAGTATAACAATTTCCTAGGAATAAAGACCTATTTCATTGCTTGaattgataatatttacatttgttacgTAAGATATAAAGATCTTTGCATAATTCAAGTTTGGATAACTCGTTCTATAGGGAATATagatttatatttcatatatatgcaTCAAAAAGATGCATCACAACCTATAATACTGACAGATTTAGACTTTAACATTTGAAATCACTGACATAGTATATTAACGTTAGTATTTGGATATCGTTTATAATAGAATTGTTTTCACTTTCATTGTCTGaatcatttaaattttgaatgaaataatcatgacattattttcagtatatatatttttcattcacATATATCATTGATGGACTTAATATATTATAAATGCAACGCGTTGATCTTAAATAACCATAGTTCTAAATGAAAATGTTCAATAAATATGGAACGCTGCACCTGTCTCATGTCGGGatatttcatgttatcatgtcagagcGGGATGTTAACTTGTCTTagcagtgtcttattatgttaaatacaattgTTATTATGTAAAactgtggtgttaacttgtcgaaacagtgtcttatcatgttatcttgtcaacgcgtagtgttaacttgtcgaaataTGTCGAAACAGTGTTGTGGTATCTTgacaaaacagtgtcttattatgtttactagccatgttatcatgtcaaagtatgaATGTGTTTACAGagtgtgttattatgttaaaaagctatgctATCTTGTTAACGTGTcgtgtgatcttgtctacagagcgtgttattatgttaaaaatatatgttatcatgtcaaagtctGATGTTAACTTAACAGTGTTTGACTATGTTATTACGTTACATTATTATGTCAATGTGTGAGAATAATGTCTAATTATGTTAACTAGGCATGCTATCGTCTCAAAGTGCGGTGTTAACATGTCataacagtgtcttattatgttaaatggTATGTTATTATGACAAAATACCATGTGATCTTAAATACCGAGCGTGCTGTTACGTAAAAAGCTATATTATCTTATCACTTGTTAAAAATGTGTCTTATCATGTTACTATGTTATGTTATCATATCAAagagtgatgttaacttgtccaaacaCTTAGTATGTTAAAGCATGTTATCATGTCTAAAtattgtgttaacttgtcaaagcagtgtcttattatgtcgaAAAACTATGCtacattttaaagtatcattTGATGTTTTCTAGCTTTTTAGACATAATAACACACTCTATAGACAAGATCACACTGTACTTTGTCATATTAACATAGCTGTTTGACATAATAAAGCACTACTTGGACAAGCTGACATCTCATTTTTACATGATATCacagctttttaacataaaaagatgCAGTTTTGACGCACCAAACTTTGAGAAGATAACATGagtagttaacataataagacactgttttgacaagttgacATCATACTATGACATGATAACAAAGTTTTTTAACAagataagacactgttttgacaagttaacaccacactttgacatgataacataaaatgccccgacataagacagctgtAGCGTTACATAAATTAAATGTCCTTATGTATTTCAGCTTTATCAGgcaaataaaattgtaaaagacGGGATACAAGAAAGTTTGATGATAAGCGAGGTGGTTCACCACATCCAGATTGAAAGAGGCACTGCAGCACTGTTTGTTTCTTCCAAAGGGGATCCGTTTGTTAAGAAACGGCTGATTACCTTTTACGGTCATACAGACATGGCTATAGCATCACTCTTAAAACTTGACATTTGTCGCAAACTTTGACCGTCTCAATATCAGCTCCAAAATTCAGCTCAGTGAATATATTTCGCACTTCCGGAGCGCTTTACATCCAACTAATACAACATTAAAAGAGGTGATCGAGTTTTACACTGAAGTAAACGCAGATTTCATTGCTATAATGGCAGATATTATTAACATAAAAAGACCACTTAGTTTCTGGACAGAACTAGCTGCATATAATTTAATTATATCAAGTAAAGAAGAATCAGGAATAGAACGTGCATTAGGGAGCACATATTTCGCAAGAGGTATTTACAGTTTGTTTCATGATAAAACGACAAAAAATAACTGACATTTTATATACGATCACGCGTTTAAGTGTTAAAATTTAGTTTACATAATTAATAGTAGGATGATGCTTAAAGAATTCAAAGAGAATAACTATGAAATGTATTTCTAAAATTGATGTCAGTAAACATAAAACATAGTTTTAGtagaaagcattgttttaaacTTAACTCATAGTTGATTATGTTTCACTTGTCAACGTGTGAAATAAGCTATTGTTTCTGACTCTTTAcataataaaaatacataaaagcaTATCTTATAAAAcagctaaaatgacgtcacgtttacatgagatgacgtcaatgtttttgttgtcaccaagaaagagcgctactacatTTCATCATCGGGGTTATTAGAGTCGAAATAATAAAGTTACTTAAATTATGACACTCAAAGACGACTACGCCCTCATTAAATTATTTATgatgttaaaacacgattttctATATATTACTTCTTAATTAATGATTTCAGGGAATCTTCCGCTAGAAGATCTTTTATGGTATACTGAAAAGAACGTTTTAAGCATTCGGCTTCTAGATCAAGGATTACAGTTCTCTTCAAATGCAAAGACGCTTCTTTTTGCGGCTGTTGAGGGCACTAACTTACTCGATAGTATCATGAAAATGCGACATCAAATCAAGACCAACACTCTATCTACTCCCTCGGTGCAACTGGGTACCTTGTGGTTCGATAACATGACATCATATAtcgacattttgaaatttgtacaaGACAGCCTTGCCATTAACATCGTTCAGGTAACTTTACCGATTTTTATTTGCAATGGTTTAGTTTCTACAGACACTTACTGATTAGTGTGTCatgaaattgttttgttataGACAATGTTTGATACTTTGAAACTGACTTCTTTGCTAGGCAGTAAAAGTTGAGACTGAGGAACATTTTATATAGCTTTTGTCTTCTATCATGTTTAATCGGGTCCCTTATGGCGTTTTCGGTTTTTGGTGCACACTTGGAATTAAAGGTAAGGTCTTTGCCCGGTAATCCAGATTAGATTGAAAACGTTAGCAGTGGATGTACTGCTGACTGTTCCAAAGGTTTGTCTAatgtgctttttttttattttgcccaCGTTTGCCACACGATTAAAATTGCTtacgctttttttttttggaatttcaatCATTAATAGATTATTGTatacacaacaacaacaagaagTTTCGCTATGAAGAACATGTAATCTTTGATCATGGGTATTACCTCTTAATTTTGTCTTTGCCTTACTTCATATTTATTTCACGGATAAGATAGAATGGTGTTGTGATGGTTATTATCTATTTATCCTCCAAAGTTGTTCCACCCTATCAGTCTGACATTGTCTTCCTTGAATAACACTCATAACGATACAGGATTATGAGAGTACTTCACTTACGAAGTTTCGTAATTCTGACTGTTCTTGTTTTGCACTCCACCAAAATGCCCAGCCCCGTTTCCCTTAAATATCTCTGAGCCGATGTagattattattttaatatgtcAACCTAATTTACATATTATGTGACAAAGTCATGCATAAGGAACCATAACTATGaccatatattttacaaacttaTTTTCCTCTTTGAAcccaaaataataaaataaaaaaatacttctcGACTGTCTCTGGTAGTTTACCTCGAGTATCTTGGGAACAGATATTGATCTTTTGTGAAGCTTAATACCAAATTAGATTTGTTGTCGCACATGGAAATTTTTCTTTGACATTTCTTCAACGTTTCACACATCTAAACATAGACTGGACCGAAACATTACACAAACTTTTGGTGTCATATTGCAAGTTCATACACCAAGATCCGTAATACTGCTTTTTATTCTGGCAGTATTATTCCccttttggacattgaaaatcTGGCAGAGTTGTTCTCCTTTAATGTCTGCAACAAATAAAGGTCTTGTATTTGAACTACACATTACATTCTATATGATACAGCAAGTTAAAATAGTAAGTCTCATAAATGTGACTGCAAGTTTTAACAAACTTTTGTCCCTTTTCATTGACCATTTAGAAAATTCAGGACACTTAATTTAAATTCCCGATAGGGAACCTAATGTAACTTGAGCCAAAGGAATCTGTTTAGAAACATTTCAGAAGTATTGCTTTTtacgtttatatttttatgaacCTGTAAGACAAATAAAAGCAATTACTATTAATTGATACAATCAAGAACGTCCAGGATACAATGACAGATAGGAATGaggaaaaatgaaatatacattaattttgtctATTGTCATGTCACATCTTCCTTTCTGTTTTAAATCTTAAACATTTTGATCATTTAAGACATTTTAATCCACTAAATAAAATTAAGTATTATCTCAGATTATGTGAAATCATGAGCGTTCTTATTTTCTCCGATAACATAGTTTTTTTGGGGTATGAATCATTTGTAGTGATAGCTTTAgctttttctgttttcattttagaGCGCTGAAGAGGACATTACATATCTAAACAATCAGTTAGTAGCAAGTATAGTACAATTATGTATAGCTATAGCCATGATACAAATCGTGGTGATCCTTGTGAGGAACATCGTCAACATGTCAAGTAGGCTTAAGGTAAAAACTTCCGATTTAGAAGAAGAAAAACGTCAAACTGAAACACTTTTAACTGAATTAGAAGAGGAACGTAATCGAACTGAAGAACTGTTACATCAACTTCTCCCGAAGTCTGTTGCAAAAACACTCATGGAAAATGGAATCGTCGATCCGGAATCATTTGACTCAGTCACTATCATGTTTTCAGATGTAGTGGGATTTACTACAATAGCTAGGTgagattatttaacattttgattatGGTACCTAGTGTATATCAGACGTTTCCATGACCAAAATACGATCGGATGATAAAACGGAACCTTGCCTACTGTGTTTTTATCAATTAGTCAACATACGAATTTGttattaattaaaaatatgtatgtatatgaatGGTCTGTACTTAAACATCAGTGATCAGATGACATATTTAACTATCTGACCCAAAggaaaatgtaaaacatacagaGGCTGCTAAATTTTTGTCCTGTATCGTTACAGTTTTAGCACCCCGATGCAAGTCGTGCAGATGTTGAATAAACTTTATAAGACTATAGATGAACACTTGGAGAAAGTGGATGTCTACAAAGTAGAGACAATTGGTATTTACTCCTTATCATATACGATCGCATAATTTTCATATATGTTATAACCGGAAGTCATGTAACATgttcttttattagctcacctgagcacgaagtgctcaaggggGAGCTTTTGTGGGCAGTGATTGTCCGGCTCCGttgtcgtccatcgtccgtcaacacctctcagcctaaaccaccagttcaattttgatgaaacttcacaggaatgttccttgcatgatcctcattAAATATTGATTCAacgaattgaattccatatagaactctggttgccatggcaaccgaaagaaatagttttaaaaatcttcttgcccaaaaccacagtagctagggctttgatatttggtatgtggcatcatcttatgaagttgaacattttcttgtccaaaagcaaagggcctatggctttgaaatttggtatgtagcatcatctagtggtcttctaccaagagtgttcaaattatttccctaggatcagatatggccccgccccatggtttatataggcttatatagggaaagaattgaaaatcttcttgtccgaaaccgcatgggctagggctttgatattttgtatgtgacatcatctggtAGTCCTCTACTATGATTGTTCAACTTAtctccctaggatcaaatatggtctcaccctgggggtcatatggtttacatagacttatatagagacaTATTTTCTTGTATGAGTTAtggaaaaatactttgaaaattttcagatcatagatcctagactgtttaattataaatacctgatgaccctaagtaattaGGGTTCACCTGACAGTGATCTTgccttactgacctactttcttgttttataagataaagccttgaaatttggatgacatgtagttttgcacaccgatgttaaaactgactttcatgaccatgaatgtgacctactgatctactttttaaatattttagcatcagtttgacatttgaaacatgtggctcatattactcaggtgagctatccaGGGTCTTCATGACtcacttgttttattattatttaggaTTGAATTACCAATTCACATGCAAGCTACATTATTATTTCTTGCAACTGAGCAATAATGGACATAAGTGACGTTggcattattgaaaaaaaaagt
It includes:
- the LOC128548093 gene encoding receptor-type guanylate cyclase gcy-13-like, with protein sequence MADIINIKRPLSFWTELAAYNLIISSKEESGIERALGSTYFARGNLPLEDLLWYTEKNVLSIRLLDQGLQFSSNAKTLLFAAVEGTNLLDSIMKMRHQIKTNTLSTPSVQLGTLWFDNMTSYIDILKFVQDSLAINIVQSAEEDITYLNNQLVASIVQLCIAIAMIQIVVILVRNIVNMSSRLKVKTSDLEEEKRQTETLLTELEEERNRTEELLHQLLPKSVAKTLMENGIVDPESFDSVTIMFSDVVGFTTIASFSTPMQVVQMLNKLYKTIDEHLEKVDVYKVETIGDAYMVASGLPKRNGEKHVAEIATLAVRLQAEQILIPHKENEAIQLRMGFNTGPCVAGVVGIRMPKYCMFGDTVNTASRMESNGLPLRIQMTQSSAFKLQQTGRFVISERGEVNIKGKGVMLTYWLEGMAVP